Genomic DNA from bacterium CG_4_10_14_0_2_um_filter_33_32:
AAAAATGGTTGGTAGAACGCCGGCTCATATTGTAGCTACGAGGCCTCTAGTTGACGGAGTTGTGTCTGACTTTGAAGTAACAGAGCAAATGCTCAGATATTTTATAGAGAAAGTGCATAAAGAATCATTCGCGTTTTTCCCAAGGCCAAGAGTTGTTATTGGGATCCCTTCAGGCGTAACAGAAGTAGAAAAAAGGGCAGTAGAAGATGCTACAACATCAGCAGGGGCAAGACAAGCTTTTTTGATAGAAGAGCCTATGGCTGCGGCAATTGGGTCTCGCCTTTCTGTACAGGAAGCTTCTGGAAGTATGATAGTTGATATTGGGGGCGGTACTACGGAGGTTGCGGTTATATCACTTGGAGGCGTTGTATCAAACCGATCTATCAGGGTTGCTGGGGATGAGCTTAATGACGATATTGTCCAGTTTGCCCGAGATGAATTCAACCTTCTTTTAGGGGAGAAAACTTCTGAAGAAATTAAAGTTAAAATTGGTTCAGCATACCCACTTAAAGAAAGACTGGAAATAGCAATGAGAGGAAGGGATTTAGTGACTGGTTTGCCTAAGACAGTAGTTGTTAATGATGAGCAAATAAGACAAGCGCTTTTTAGGTCAATCCAAATAATTGCAGATTCCGTAAAGACTACTGTTGAAGAAACCCCGCCTGAGCTAGTAGCAGATATAATGGATAAAGGTATTATTTTGGCCGGTGGCGGAGCCCTCCTTAGGGGTTTAGATAAGCTCATACACGAACAGACAAAAATACCTGTATATATTGCCGATGATCCATTAACGTGTGTTGTTAGAGGCACTGGTTTAGTATTGGAAGATATTGAATCATTAAAGGATGTATTGCTGACAACTCAGTACGAGAAACCACCAAAGCTATAAATGACTAATAACCAAATCACAATGACCAATAATAAGATATATAATAACAATTCATTTTTAATTAAATGTAGTATATTTGCTCTATCTTGGTAATTGGTAATTGGTAATTAGGATTTTATAAAATGCCTATTCAAAAATCTCTTAAATTTATTAAATATTTTGTTGGTATTTTACTAATTTCTGTTTTGATTATTTTGCTGTCTTATACTGGTGCACTTTCTCCAGCCGAAGGCTTGCTTGGCAAATTTACGTATCCAATTGTTTCTTTTGTTAATGGTTTTTCTTTAAAAACAAAAGGTATAGGTGAATCAATAAAGGATTTAAGGAACCTTCAAAATGAAAATAAAAGCTTAAAGGATGATATTAAAGAGCTTACATTAGAAATTAGTAAATTAAAAGAAGCTAAAGAAGAAAACGAATCGCTGAAAAAACAGCTTGGTTTCGTAAAATCAGTAACTTATCAAACATTAGCGGCTAGTGTTGTGACTAAAGATCCTTCTAGTTTTTTAAGGGTAGTTATAATTAATAGAGGGTCTAAAGATGGTATCAAAAAGAATATGCCTGTAATTTCTGATGGATTTCTTGTTGGTAAGATTCAGGAAGTTAATCCAGATAGCTCAAAAGTACTGCTTCTTTCTGATTCTAGCTTTGAAGTAAGCGGCATTATTCAAGGAAGTAAGGCCCTGGGTATAATAAAGGGACAGATAGGTTCTGGAATAGCAATGGAGATGATACCAAAGGATCAAACTATAAAGAATGGCGATACTGTTGTTACTTCAAATTTAGAAACAGATGTTCCAGAGGGTCTTCTTGTCGGTAAAATTAATGAGATTAGCACGGAAAGTAGTGGATTATTTCAGAAAGCTTCCATTACCCCTTTTGTAAACATTAATGATATCAGAAATGTCATTATTATAACGAGTCTAAAATGAAAAATTTTTTTATTATTTCTATTACGATATTATTTTTAATTTTGGAAGTTTCTTTTTTCGCAAACGTTAAAATATTAGGCGTTAGCCCAAATATCTTCTTAATGTTTTTAATTGCTTCTTCTTTTATCATACCTGAAAAAGATCTTATATATCTTACTTTTTTTGGTTCTTTGTTTCTTGATTTGTTCTCACCAATGAATTTTGGTTTCCAAATTTTAATCAATATAATGATTATATTTTTTGTTCTGCTTGCTTCATATTTTATTTTTTCTAATGTAAGCTTTGTTCTGCTGTTGGTTTTAGCAATTTTATCGACAGTTATTTCTGATGTTTTTTATGGCCTAGCTTTATACCTTTCTGGTTTTAAGATTGATATAATATTCTTTGCAAAAAATTTTCTAGTTTCAAAAATCATTGTTAACTCAATAATCATTATGATTATTTATCCTGTGGTTGATTTAGGATGGGAAAGAATTTCTAAAATAGAGGGGAGAGTAAAATTGTTGCGATGAGGAAGAATAAAAAAATTTTTACTAAATTTTTTGATAATAGCCTCAACAAAAAAGATCTTAAACTGAAGCGTCTAAAAAAAGGTCATCTTGTTGATAGTATATTAGAGTCTAATGAAGAGATGCCAGAAGAGGAGACATCTAGAGATAAACCCTATTATAAGTATCTTTATTTTATTCTTCTATTTACCTTTTCTATCCTTCTTTTTAAGCTATTTGATCTGCAGTTTTTTAGAGGAGATTATTTTTTAGATTTATCTAAGGGTAATAGGATTAGATCTCAAATCGTTAGGGCTCCCCGCGGTTTAATCTTTGATAGTAAGGGCAAGGCTTTTGTAAAAAACGTGGCGAATTTTCAGATTATTATTGAACCTTTTGATCTTCCTAAAGATAAAAAGCAGAAAGACGAACTTGTTAATAATCTTGCAAGTGATCTTAATATGCCGATAGAAGAAATAAATAAAGTTGTATCCAGTTCTTCTGATGCAAAGGATTTTTTAAATCCTAAAGTAATCAAAGACAATATTGATCAGAGTATAGCATTGAAAATGGAGTTAAAATATAAAGATTTTCCGGCGATTGCAGTTGAGCCAGTACCGGCTAGGGAATACCTAGATCCTGATCTTAGTCATTTATTAGGATACATAAGTAGAATTTCCGAAGATCAATATGAAAAGAACAAAAATACTTATGACATGAATGATTATACAGGTAAAGCGGGCATGGAATTAAGTTTCGAGGAATATCTAAAAGGAAAGAATGGAAAACAGATGATAGAAGTTGATGCTCAAGGTAGGATAGTTCGGTTTTTAGGAAGCGAAGAACAATCTCAGCCTAAAATGGGTAACAATATTGTAACTTCTTTAAATGATGATATGCAAAAGGAAATGGTGAATGCGTTAAAAGCTGGATTAGAAAAAGGAAACTCTAAAGCTGGTTCGGTAGTTGCAATTAATCCTAAAGACGGCAGTATCTTAGGAATGGTCAGTCTTCCTTCGTTTGATAATAATTTATTTTCTAA
This window encodes:
- a CDS encoding rod shape-determining protein (functions in MreBCD complex in some organisms), whose translation is MINRILGYFSHDIGIDLGTANTLVYVKGKGIVINEPSVVAINNKTHQILAIGEDAKKMVGRTPAHIVATRPLVDGVVSDFEVTEQMLRYFIEKVHKESFAFFPRPRVVIGIPSGVTEVEKRAVEDATTSAGARQAFLIEEPMAAAIGSRLSVQEASGSMIVDIGGGTTEVAVISLGGVVSNRSIRVAGDELNDDIVQFARDEFNLLLGEKTSEEIKVKIGSAYPLKERLEIAMRGRDLVTGLPKTVVVNDEQIRQALFRSIQIIADSVKTTVEETPPELVADIMDKGIILAGGGALLRGLDKLIHEQTKIPVYIADDPLTCVVRGTGLVLEDIESLKDVLLTTQYEKPPKL
- the mreC gene encoding rod shape-determining protein MreC, whose translation is MPIQKSLKFIKYFVGILLISVLIILLSYTGALSPAEGLLGKFTYPIVSFVNGFSLKTKGIGESIKDLRNLQNENKSLKDDIKELTLEISKLKEAKEENESLKKQLGFVKSVTYQTLAASVVTKDPSSFLRVVIINRGSKDGIKKNMPVISDGFLVGKIQEVNPDSSKVLLLSDSSFEVSGIIQGSKALGIIKGQIGSGIAMEMIPKDQTIKNGDTVVTSNLETDVPEGLLVGKINEISTESSGLFQKASITPFVNINDIRNVIIITSLK
- the mrdA gene encoding penicillin-binding protein 2, which codes for MRKNKKIFTKFFDNSLNKKDLKLKRLKKGHLVDSILESNEEMPEEETSRDKPYYKYLYFILLFTFSILLFKLFDLQFFRGDYFLDLSKGNRIRSQIVRAPRGLIFDSKGKAFVKNVANFQIIIEPFDLPKDKKQKDELVNNLASDLNMPIEEINKVVSSSSDAKDFLNPKVIKDNIDQSIALKMELKYKDFPAIAVEPVPAREYLDPDLSHLLGYISRISEDQYEKNKNTYDMNDYTGKAGMELSFEEYLKGKNGKQMIEVDAQGRIVRFLGSEEQSQPKMGNNIVTSLNDDMQKEMVNALKAGLEKGNSKAGSVVAINPKDGSILGMVSLPSFDNNLFSKGINPDQYKALLQDPLKPLFNRVISGTYPPGSVVKPVIAAAGLQERVITTSTTISDPGFLSIKNAYNPSIEYIFKDWKPGGHGSVNVIKAIAESCDIFFYQVGGGYQNFKGLGAVRLEKYFKLFGLGEKSGIDLPNEVDGLVPNEEWKKKVKKESWYTADNYHIAIGQGDLLVTPLQVASWTATVANGGILYKPRIAQKVVDSNGKIIKNFPSEVVRKDFIDSQNIDIVKRGMRSTVTSGTAKSLNSLPFEVAGKTGTAQYGPNNSKEHAWFICFAPYNDPEIALAVLVEGGGEGSIVSAPVAKQILEYYFNHK